The nucleotide sequence CTTTACCCAGCCCGTACGCGAGAGGGAAGCAATTGTGCCAGAAGGCCAGCTCGATGTCGGTGTTATTGGCACTCCCGAATACGGCAGCCAGTTACTGCTCGATCGCTTGCGACAACATCCCAGGGTTCGTATTGCCGCAGATCTGACGGATTGGGGAGAAGCAATTTCTGGAACGTTTCAACACGACCCGAGCTGGGTACTCGATGCCGCTCTGGCCAATATCGATCGCGATCGCCTTGCAGAACAGTGTCAAGTTCTCTTTCTGGCCCTCCCTCGCGGTTGCGCGTTGGCCCTCGTCCCCGATCTGCTGCCGCTCGGCTGCCGCATTATCGATTTATCTGCAGATTATCGCCTGCACGATCTCGATCTCTATCGGACGTGGTACAGCCAGGGGCAATCCCCCAACCCGTCAGTCTGGCTAGCAGAGGAAGATATTCGCCAAACGGCTACCTACGGACTGCCCGAACTGTTTCGCAGCGCAATCTCCACAGCAACCCTCGTCGCCTGTCCGGGGGAGTTTGCCACGGCTAGCCTTTTGGCGATCGCCCCCCTGTTACGACAGGGATTTATCGATCCCGATCGCATCGCAATCGACGCTAAAGCCGGACTGCCCGCGCTCGCAGATCGCGATCGCCCCAAGACTGCCGATCGCCTTTCTGGCATTTGGACCGAGAGCGTAGGCCAGCATTGTCAGACCCCCGAAATTGAAAGGGTTTGCAGCGATCTGGTCGGTCGAGGCGTAGCCGTACAATTTACTGTTCATCGGGTTCCCATCGAACGGGGCTTGCTGGTGACGGTCTACGCCCCCATCCGCGATCCGGGGCTGGTTAACGAAGATTTGCTAACCATCTACAAGGCGTTCTACAAACAATCCGCCTGGATTGAGTTGTTGCCGAGCGGACAGTTCCCCTACAGCCAGCAGGTGGTGGATACCAATATTTGCTCTGTGGGCCTCACCCTCGATGGCCGAACCAATCGCCTGGTGGTACTAGCCACTCTGGACGAGAAGCTCAAGGGAAGCATCGGCCAAGCGATTCAGTGTCTCAATATCGTGGCAGGTTGGGACGAAACTCTAGGATTGCCACAATAGTCGAGGACTGCTGCGATCGCCCCAAGGCACAAAGTCTCTAGATTGCAAAAGGGATGGCTACTGCAGCAGTTCTAGATTCAAAACCAGATCTGCCTGTTGATTCACAAGCTCAGTCTGGCTGACAAACGTAAAGTAATCACCGATCAAGAAATGCACAGTCAGAACGCCTGCTGCCGATGCTACCACCAACATTCCTGCCAGCATGCGAGAAAATTCCTGACGTTGAACTGCCTGCTCCATCAGAATGAGCGCCCACCAAACCAGGCAAATGATTATCGTCACAGTGCATATCATTATGTAAATTAATGTAACAAAGACTTTCCGCGATGTCTACCTCTTCTGGGGGATAAGACTGCCAATGTTGCGTCATTTAACCCCTCTTGAGCGTGAGTTCGACTGGCCCCCATCCCCTAACCCCTTCCCCCAAATTTGATGCTGCTGGCGAAATTCATATTCCGAAACATTGGCCATTTGTCTAGATGCCTGTGGCCCCCTTCCCCTAACCCCTACCCCCAACTTTGGGGGCAGGGGAACAAGGCCCCGTAAGGATTTTCGGCTGTTTCTCCCCTCTCCCAAACTTACGGCTGACGCCACGCTTCGCGAGGGGAGAGGGGCCGGGGGTGAGGGCAATGCAGAGGACTTGCACCATGCCAATATTTCTAAATGTTAAATTGGCCAGCAGTATCAAACTTGGGAGAGGGGCCGGGGGTGAGGGCAATGCAGAGTCATCGAACTCAGGTCTCTTGAGGATGCCCGACAGCCCTAGAGGCTTCGGAGCTTCGAGCGTGCGAAAAGTCGCC is from Synechococcus sp. PCC 7336 and encodes:
- the argC gene encoding N-acetyl-gamma-glutamyl-phosphate reductase; this translates as MPEGQLDVGVIGTPEYGSQLLLDRLRQHPRVRIAADLTDWGEAISGTFQHDPSWVLDAALANIDRDRLAEQCQVLFLALPRGCALALVPDLLPLGCRIIDLSADYRLHDLDLYRTWYSQGQSPNPSVWLAEEDIRQTATYGLPELFRSAISTATLVACPGEFATASLLAIAPLLRQGFIDPDRIAIDAKAGLPALADRDRPKTADRLSGIWTESVGQHCQTPEIERVCSDLVGRGVAVQFTVHRVPIERGLLVTVYAPIRDPGLVNEDLLTIYKAFYKQSAWIELLPSGQFPYSQQVVDTNICSVGLTLDGRTNRLVVLATLDEKLKGSIGQAIQCLNIVAGWDETLGLPQ